AATAAATGGGAAACAATTATCGGATAATGACATTGAATCCGTATTGCAAACCTCAACAAATTCCGACGAATGTAAAAACGCTTGGATGGCACATAAAAAAATCGGGACAGTTGTAGGCGAAGACATTAAAAAACTGGTGAAACTTCGTAACGAAGTGGCTAAAGAACTTGGATTTAGCAATTATCACGAGATGAGTCTCCAGCTTAGCGAGCAAGACCCGAAGGAAATTGAAAAAATTTTTACAGAACTTGACAGCCTTACCCGTCCGGCTTTCGCCCAGGTAAAATCTGAAATAGATGACTATCTTGCTAAAAAATTCAACATTAAAAAAGAAAAACTGATGCCCTGGCATTATCAAAACCGTTTTTTCCAGGAAGCTCCAACAATTTATAAAACCAATCTCGATCAATATTACACAGGAAAAAACCTTGTTAAATTAACAGATACATATTATAAAAGTATGGGCATTGACATCAGCGACGTGATTTCGCGCAGCGACCTGTTTGAAAAACCCGGTAAAAATCAGCATGCTTACTGTATTGACATTGATAATAACGGGGATGTTAGAGTGTTGTGCAACATAAAACCGAACTCCAAATGGATGAATACGATGTTACATGAAAACGGACATGCCGCCTACGACAAATATATTGACAATAGTTTGCCCTTTTCATTGCGGAACCCTGCGCATATTTTTACTACAGAAGCAATCGCACAAATGTTTGGACGCTTTGCCTCCAACCCACAGTGGATGAAAGATATATTGAATATTCCGGAAGAAGAAAAAAACAAAATCAGTGAAGATTGTTTTAAAACTCTTCGTCTCGAACAATTGGTGTTCAGCCGCTGGGCACAGGTAATGTATAATTTTGAAAAACAACTCTATACCAACCCTGATCAGGACATTAATGCACTTTGGTGGACCTTGGTAGAAAAATATCAGATGGTGAAACCTCCCGCCGGACGCAATGAACCCGACTGGGCTTCCAAAATTCATATTGCCACTTCTCCGTGCTATTATCACAATTACCTGCTTGGAGAATTGCTTGCCTCGCAGTTATACCATTACATCGGAACTAATATTCTGAAGTCTGAAGACATGAAAAACCAGGATTTCTTCAATAACCCCGAAGTTGGAAAATATCTTATCGAAAAAGTATTTCAACCCGGAAGTAAATATTATTGGAATGATATGATTGAAAAAGCC
The genomic region above belongs to Lentimicrobiaceae bacterium and contains:
- a CDS encoding M2 family metallopeptidase; the encoded protein is MKKKNFSQWFASLTMVAIALGVIVGCSNTKTKMEKELKNFIKNYETKIIPLSKEASLAYWNASISGKDEDYKKAEDLNIQLTNIYANKEDFAKLKEIKDANAISDPLMKRQLDVLYNAYLSNQVDTMKLAEIIKLQTEIEKKYSNFRAEINGKQLSDNDIESVLQTSTNSDECKNAWMAHKKIGTVVGEDIKKLVKLRNEVAKELGFSNYHEMSLQLSEQDPKEIEKIFTELDSLTRPAFAQVKSEIDDYLAKKFNIKKEKLMPWHYQNRFFQEAPTIYKTNLDQYYTGKNLVKLTDTYYKSMGIDISDVISRSDLFEKPGKNQHAYCIDIDNNGDVRVLCNIKPNSKWMNTMLHENGHAAYDKYIDNSLPFSLRNPAHIFTTEAIAQMFGRFASNPQWMKDILNIPEEEKNKISEDCFKTLRLEQLVFSRWAQVMYNFEKQLYTNPDQDINALWWTLVEKYQMVKPPAGRNEPDWASKIHIATSPCYYHNYLLGELLASQLYHYIGTNILKSEDMKNQDFFNNPEVGKYLIEKVFQPGSKYYWNDMIEKATGEKLTAKYYAKQFVN